In Cotesia glomerata isolate CgM1 linkage group LG3, MPM_Cglom_v2.3, whole genome shotgun sequence, one genomic interval encodes:
- the LOC123260857 gene encoding trichohyalin-like isoform X2, whose protein sequence is MQVPPRIHNNINLRNVTDRSDEELRNNEANLSMKELIEQNRKLNAIIEKQRYDSHNQHLQREREQQQIFEEEERQRQLMELHQRRKLLERAQREREELEREQQKQQQRERERREQEQRDQQQRNREQRERERRNQIDDEEDDLTDQVHIGGQIFISSLAYTEAFREYRPSKFITIMSHAIWGYENLALRAVKVGKRNARKLPLTPLKKLVLEKQYKKFLKQRNLSADMETVERNKINTYLGRSITSAIKKVANPE, encoded by the exons ATGCAGGTTCCACCGAGAATTCATAATAACATAAATCTGAGAAATGTAACTGATCGTAGTGACGAG GAATTACGAAACAATGAAGCAAATTTGAGCATGAAGGAATTAATTGAGCAAAATAGGAAATTAAATGCAATAATAGAAAAACAAAGGTATGATTCTCATAACCAACATCTACAACGAGAACGAGAACAGCAACAAATATTTGAAGAGGAAGAACGACAACGGCAATTAATGGAACTACACCAAAGACGAAAACTACTAGAAAGAGCACAACGAGAACGAGAAGAACTAGAACGAGAACAgcaaaaacaacaacaacgaGAACGAGAACGACGAGAACAAGAGCAGCGAGACCAACAACAGCGAAACCGAGAACAACGAGA ACGAGAACGAAGGAACCAAATCGATGACGAAGAAGACGACTTAACTGATCAAGTCCACATCGGAGGGCAGATATTTATTTCTAGCCTTGCATATACCGAGGCTTTTAGAGAGTATAGGCCCTCGAAATTTATAACTATAATGTCCCATGCGATATGGGGTTATGAAAATTTAGCCCTCCGAGCTGTCAAAGTAGGCAAAAGAAATGCAAGAAAATTACCATTGACACCATTGAAGAAGCTAGTGTTGGAAAAGcaatacaagaaatttttaaaacaaagaAATTTATCCGCCGACATGGAGACTGTGGAGCGGAATAAAATCAATACATATTTGGGACGATCCATTACTAGTGCGATAAAAAAAGTAGCTAATCCTGAATAA
- the LOC123260857 gene encoding trichohyalin-like isoform X1, which yields MQVPPRIHNNINLRNVTDRSDEELRNNEANLSMKELIEQNRKLNAIIEKQRYDSHNQHLQREREQQQIFEEEERQRQLMELHQRRKLLERAQREREELEREQQKQQQRERERREQEQRDQQQRNREQRERERREQEQRDQQQRNREQRERERRERRNQIDDEEDDLTDQVHIGGQIFISSLAYTEAFREYRPSKFITIMSHAIWGYENLALRAVKVGKRNARKLPLTPLKKLVLEKQYKKFLKQRNLSADMETVERNKINTYLGRSITSAIKKVANPE from the exons ATGCAGGTTCCACCGAGAATTCATAATAACATAAATCTGAGAAATGTAACTGATCGTAGTGACGAG GAATTACGAAACAATGAAGCAAATTTGAGCATGAAGGAATTAATTGAGCAAAATAGGAAATTAAATGCAATAATAGAAAAACAAAGGTATGATTCTCATAACCAACATCTACAACGAGAACGAGAACAGCAACAAATATTTGAAGAGGAAGAACGACAACGGCAATTAATGGAACTACACCAAAGACGAAAACTACTAGAAAGAGCACAACGAGAACGAGAAGAACTAGAACGAGAACAgcaaaaacaacaacaacgaGAACGAGAACGACGAGAACAAGAGCAGCGAGACCAACAACAGCGAAACCGAGAACAACGAGAACGAGAACGACGAGAACAAGAGCAGCGAGACCAACAACAGCGAAACCGAGAACAACGAGAACGAGAACGACGAGAACGAAGGAACCAAATCGATGACGAAGAAGACGACTTAACTGATCAAGTCCACATCGGAGGGCAGATATTTATTTCTAGCCTTGCATATACCGAGGCTTTTAGAGAGTATAGGCCCTCGAAATTTATAACTATAATGTCCCATGCGATATGGGGTTATGAAAATTTAGCCCTCCGAGCTGTCAAAGTAGGCAAAAGAAATGCAAGAAAATTACCATTGACACCATTGAAGAAGCTAGTGTTGGAAAAGcaatacaagaaatttttaaaacaaagaAATTTATCCGCCGACATGGAGACTGTGGAGCGGAATAAAATCAATACATATTTGGGACGATCCATTACTAGTGCGATAAAAAAAGTAGCTAATCCTGAATAA
- the LOC123261316 gene encoding scavenger receptor class B member 1-like, which produces MTQGLSVMEKPLSLSSTSRRHLHPRKIIIASFFGVTVSSLLLFIIFWCTNLFQNTILSSLVVKNGSPMLEWFIRPPIRAVYKIRIFNYTNVIDYQRGKAKKLKVQETGPYIYRETLTRVNYTFNSDGSINFKEKRSYQWEGGSPDDEIVTVPNVPLLASMATMRDTPFFAQLAFTGLLSTLQSNTFLSLPVNGLLWGYDDKIFEFVKPFISHNNIPFDKFGLLAFKNGISPDVITMNSGINDLSEYSMIQSINGKKHTKIWNDKKCDKIYGTQGYTFPLKMFQGPNKTLEVYSGEMCRTLYLRNVGTGSSFGIPSLTFKPVEDIFDYSSGNNRCYCPESTPGVESSRICPPNGLFNSSACLFNMPFLTSFPHFYSGDKILQNNVDGLNPQAELHESHVELHPRLGVLIGGASRIQLNIEARRAVGVPFHGGLDDGQILPLLWIELTIDDISEPLLSSLKRGYYTVAAVETGIQWGSIIAFILSTCGLMHVWRKQKKESASRTINLSNSPQDSAKPHDESELASVKISS; this is translated from the exons ATGACTCAAGGATTGTCAGTGATGGAAAAACCGCTTTCGCTTTCTTCAACAAGCCGTCGTCATTTACATCcccgaaaaattataattgcatCCTTTTTCGGTGTGACAGTATCAAGTTTACTTCTCTTCATTATATTTTGGTGCACCAACTTATTTCAAAATACTATACTGTCGAGTTTAGTGGTGAAAAATGGCTCGCCGATGCTCGAATGGTTTATCAGGCCTCCTATACGTGCTGTTTACAAAAtacgtatttttaattacaccaACGTAATAGATTACCAACGTGGAAAAGCGAAGAAATTGAAGGTCCAGGAAACGGGGCCTTATATTTACCGAGAAACACTTACGCGTGTTAATTATACCTTTAACAGTGACGGAAGCATTAATTTCAAGGAAAAACGCTCTTATCAGTGGGAAGGCGGAAGTCCCGATGATGAAATAGTTACGGTGCCAAATGTGCCTCTCTTGGCTTCAATGGCTACCATGAGAGATACACCTTTCTTCGCTCAATTGGCATTCACTGGTTTATTATCTACCCTGCAGTCTAACACTTTCTTATCTCTGCCAGTCAATGGATTACTCTGGGGATACGATgacaaaatatttgaattcgTAAAACCATTTATTTCGCACAATAATATTCCGTTCGATAAATTTGGTCTTCTTGCTTTt AAAAATGGAATCTCACCTGATGTAATCACGATGAATTCTGGAATCAACGATTTGAGTGAGTACAGTATGATCCAGTCAATAAACGGGAAGAAACACACAAAAATCTGGAACGATAAAAAATGCGACAAAATTTACGGCACGCAGGGTTATACATTTCCATTGAAGATGTTCCAAGGGCCTAATAAAACTTTGGAGGTGTATTCAGGTGAGATGTGCCGCACTCTGTATCTTCGTAATGTAGGAACTGGCTCGTCCTTTGGAATTCCATCTTTAAC gTTCAAACCTGTTGAAGATATATTCGATTATTCATCAGGCAACAACCGTTGCTATTGTCCAGAATCAACTCCAGGTGTTGAGTCCTCAAGAATTTGCCCTCCGAATGGATTGTTCAACAGCTCGGCTTGTCTATTCAACATGCCATTTTTGACGTCTTTTCCACATTTTTActctggagacaaaattttacaaaataatgttGATGGTCTAAATCCTCAAGCTGAATTGCATGAATCTCATGTTGAACTTCATCCG AGATTAGGAGTACTGATCGGCGGAGCATCGCGAATTCAATTGAACATTGAAGCACGTCGTGCTGTAGGAGTACCATTCCACGGAGGACTCGATGATGGTCAAATATTACCACTCTTATGGATTGAATTAACAATAGACGACATTTCAGAGCCATTACTCAGTAGTCTAAAGCGCGGATATTACACGGTAGCTGCTGTCGAAACTGGTATCCAGTGGGGTAGTATAATAGCTTTTATATTGTCAACATGTGGATTGATGCACGTATggagaaaacagaaaaaagaATCAGCTTCGAGGACTATAAATCTTTCAAATAGCCCTCAAGATTCTGCTAAACCACACGACGAGAGTGAATTAGCATCAGTAAAAATTAGTTCATAG